One part of the Thermococcus radiotolerans genome encodes these proteins:
- a CDS encoding 4Fe-4S dicluster domain-containing protein, whose protein sequence is MEYLLHVLTEKCTGCMDCVEACPIEDGIRVIPLPTLPERWDIVVCRHCNPAPCVEVCEFGALSVSANGAVILNQSLCTSCKACTAVCPFGAVFLRPDGTMAKCDLCSGSPRCVAACEEGALVYERVERKRVLIRGKPSMVELLEFKGLR, encoded by the coding sequence ATGGAGTACCTTCTCCACGTTCTGACGGAGAAGTGCACCGGCTGCATGGACTGCGTCGAGGCGTGCCCGATCGAGGACGGGATCAGGGTGATTCCCCTTCCCACCCTTCCGGAGCGATGGGACATCGTAGTCTGCCGCCACTGTAACCCAGCACCCTGTGTCGAGGTCTGCGAGTTCGGGGCGCTCAGCGTTTCAGCGAATGGGGCTGTGATCCTGAACCAGTCACTCTGCACCTCCTGCAAGGCCTGCACTGCGGTGTGTCCATTCGGCGCGGTCTTCCTAAGGCCAGACGGGACGATGGCGAAGTGTGACCTCTGCTCCGGAAGCCCGAGATGCGTCGCGGCCTGCGAAGAGGGTGCCCTCGTCTACGAGAGGGTCGAGAGAAAGAGGGTTCTGATAAGGGGGAAACCTTCGATGGTGGAGCTTCTCGAATTCAAGGGGCTGCGGTGA
- a CDS encoding NAD(P)/FAD-dependent oxidoreductase, with translation MEGKIVIVGGGIGGLYTAFNLIENGIDAGRITIVAKEWPPYTRHRLAEIVSGGLSPDEAVLDLAENLQRAGIEVIEGEALELREKEKLVVVRTGNGKRRLRYGKLVVATGGKPFVPPIKGIEKRGVIGFHGRKDVEFLASLPPGSKVTVIGAGLVGLTAAVALKERGHTVTVIEARESVLPSILAGELSEFLEEHLKNEGIQIFPGSFVKEVEGNGRVEEIKLADGRRLDVDAIVLATGVRPNSSLLRDDGKPIEIDRIGRTVIPDVYALGDCAMSWDFITGKAVYRPLGFVAGHYARLIAEEVAGKGALDRGVIPAVYERIGRAEVYSIGLTPVEAERLGFEVKVKISEGRNWREATLTDERGRVLGWQRVHLGHFHSIGSAEAYIKIKEAWG, from the coding sequence ATGGAAGGGAAAATCGTGATAGTCGGCGGCGGAATCGGGGGGCTCTACACGGCCTTCAACCTCATTGAAAACGGGATTGATGCGGGCAGAATAACCATCGTGGCGAAGGAATGGCCCCCGTACACGAGGCACCGCCTTGCGGAGATAGTCTCCGGGGGACTTTCCCCAGACGAGGCCGTACTCGACCTTGCGGAGAACCTTCAAAGGGCGGGCATTGAGGTCATTGAAGGTGAGGCCCTAGAACTCAGAGAGAAGGAAAAGCTCGTTGTAGTCAGAACCGGAAACGGAAAACGCCGGCTGAGATACGGCAAGCTGGTGGTGGCAACGGGAGGAAAGCCCTTCGTGCCGCCGATAAAAGGGATTGAGAAGAGGGGCGTTATCGGATTCCACGGCCGGAAAGACGTTGAGTTTCTTGCATCTCTGCCACCTGGAAGTAAAGTGACGGTAATCGGGGCCGGGCTCGTCGGGCTGACGGCGGCGGTGGCACTGAAGGAGAGGGGACACACCGTCACGGTGATCGAGGCGAGGGAGAGCGTTCTCCCCAGCATTTTAGCGGGAGAACTCTCGGAGTTCCTTGAGGAACACTTGAAAAACGAGGGAATTCAGATTTTTCCTGGCTCTTTCGTGAAGGAAGTTGAGGGGAATGGAAGGGTAGAAGAGATAAAACTGGCGGACGGGAGGAGACTCGATGTAGATGCGATTGTTCTAGCCACGGGTGTGAGGCCCAACTCCTCGCTTTTGAGGGACGATGGGAAGCCGATAGAGATTGACAGGATTGGGAGAACTGTGATTCCCGATGTGTACGCCCTCGGGGACTGCGCGATGAGCTGGGACTTCATCACCGGAAAGGCCGTTTACCGTCCCCTCGGTTTCGTCGCCGGACATTACGCGCGGTTGATAGCGGAGGAGGTCGCGGGGAAGGGCGCTCTCGACAGGGGAGTAATCCCCGCGGTGTACGAGAGGATTGGACGGGCGGAGGTCTACTCCATCGGACTGACGCCTGTGGAAGCAGAGCGGCTCGGCTTTGAGGTGAAGGTGAAAATTTCGGAGGGGCGGAACTGGAGGGAAGCCACCCTAACGGATGAGAGAGGACGCGTGCTCGGATGGCAGAGGGTTCATCTCGGTCATTTCCATTCGATAGGCTCCGCGGAGGCGTACATCAAGATAAAAGAAGCATGGGGATAA